In Micropterus dolomieu isolate WLL.071019.BEF.003 ecotype Adirondacks linkage group LG17, ASM2129224v1, whole genome shotgun sequence, one genomic interval encodes:
- the si:ch1073-83n3.2 gene encoding uncharacterized protein si:ch1073-83n3.2 gives MTTGMSTAGIHRGFLRKYGGFMFKQWKERYLVLTIEGSLLVCRDAESPPDQVIALQTNCESIAEGREILDLPKLPPGGRRDCCFALILPQNKFLLLLTDNPDDCNLWLKLIRKVREGVMSPLTLQRQRSIIPCITDRDPLPDSSSDKDPGSPRVGEGTPPLSRVPERGGSLRDRSQNQASGPRRPLRSASVAPPHRVSDCLRHGNSTDARAVRAVCLLMGGAAASSALGYLNSCSPSSPLATRAPEIAHGTGGFSELPAGGSFHACSQDVDSPHFNSFDFEGDSDFDAFDCGGFAF, from the exons ATGACCACAGGCATGAGCACAGCAGGCATTCATCGAGGCTTCCTGAGGAAATATG GGGGCTTCATGTTTAAGCAGTGGAAGGAGCGGTACCTTGTGCTGACCATAGAGGGAAGCCTGTTGGTGTGCCGCGATGCAGAGTCCCCTCCAGACCAGGTGATTGCACTACAAACCAACTGTGAGTCGATTGCAGAGGGACGAGAAATCCTTGACCTGCCAAAGTTGCCACCAGGGGGCAGGAGGGACTGCTGCTTTGCCCTCATCCTGCCTCAGAACAAGTTCCTGCTGCTTCTCACAGACAACCCTGATGACTGCAA TCTGTGGCTGAAGCTGATTAGAAAAGTGAGAGAG GGTGTCATGTCACCTCTGACCCTTCAGAGACAGCGTAGCATCATTCCTTGCATCACCGACAGAGACCCACTGCCCGACTCTTCAAGTGATAAAGACCCCGGGTCACCCAGGGTTGGTGAGGGCACCCCTCCTTTGTCTCGAGTCCCTGAACGGGGAGGCTCCCTTAGAGACAGAAGCCAAAACCAAG CCAGTGGACCACGGCGGCCTCTACGTAGTGCTTCTGTGGCCCCCCCTCATCGTGTGTCAGATTGTCTTCGCCATGGCAACAGCACCGATGCCCGGGCGGTGAGGGCAGTGTGCCTGCTGATGGGAGGGGCAGCGGCCTCCTCCGCTCTGGGCTACCTCAACTCCTgctccccttcctctcctcttgccaCCAGAGCCCCAGAGATCGCCCATGGCACAGGGGGCTTTTCCGAGCTTCCCGCAGGAGGCTCCTTCCACGCCTGCAGCCAGGACGTCGACTCTCCTCACTTCAACAGCTTCGACTTTGAAGGAGACTCCGACTTTGATGCATTTGACTGTGGAGGATTTGCTTTTTAG